The following proteins are encoded in a genomic region of Mycobacterium sp. 155:
- a CDS encoding inositol-3-phosphate synthase, translating to MSEHAGEIRVAIVGVGNCASSLVQGVQYYQNADENTTVPGLMHVKFGPYHVRDVKFVAAFDVDAKKVGFDLSEAIFASENNTIKIADVPPSDVIVQRGPTLDGIGKYYADTIEVSDTDPVDVVKVLRDAKVDVLVSYLPVGSEEADKFYAQCAIDAGVAFVNALPVFIASDPVWAKKFEDAGVPIVGDDIKSQVGATITHRVMAKLFEDRGVQLDRTMQLNVGGNMDFLNMLERERLESKKISKTQAVTSNLQREFKTKDVHIGPSDHVGWLDDRKWAYVRLEGRAFGDVPLNLEYKLEVWDSPNSAGVIIDAVRAAKIAKDRGIGGPIIPASAYLMKSPPKQLPDDIARTQLETFIAG from the coding sequence ATGTCTGAGCACGCAGGAGAGATCCGGGTCGCCATTGTCGGCGTGGGTAACTGCGCGTCGTCCCTGGTACAGGGCGTGCAGTACTACCAGAACGCCGACGAGAACACCACCGTGCCCGGGCTGATGCACGTGAAGTTCGGCCCGTATCACGTCCGCGACGTGAAGTTCGTCGCCGCGTTCGACGTGGACGCCAAGAAGGTCGGCTTCGACCTGTCCGAAGCGATCTTCGCCTCCGAGAACAACACCATCAAGATCGCCGATGTGCCGCCGAGCGACGTCATCGTGCAGCGCGGTCCGACGCTGGACGGCATCGGCAAGTACTACGCCGACACCATCGAGGTTTCCGACACCGACCCGGTCGATGTCGTCAAGGTCCTGCGGGACGCCAAGGTCGACGTGCTGGTGTCCTATCTACCGGTGGGCTCCGAAGAGGCCGACAAGTTCTATGCCCAGTGCGCGATCGACGCCGGGGTGGCATTCGTCAACGCGCTGCCGGTGTTCATCGCTTCGGACCCGGTATGGGCCAAGAAGTTCGAGGACGCCGGGGTGCCGATCGTCGGCGACGACATCAAGAGCCAGGTCGGCGCCACCATCACCCACCGCGTGATGGCCAAGCTGTTCGAGGATCGCGGCGTGCAACTCGACCGCACCATGCAGCTCAACGTCGGCGGCAACATGGACTTCCTGAACATGCTCGAGCGTGAGCGCCTGGAGTCCAAGAAAATCTCGAAGACCCAGGCCGTGACCAGCAACCTGCAGCGCGAATTCAAGACAAAGGACGTGCACATCGGCCCGTCCGACCATGTGGGCTGGCTCGACGACCGCAAGTGGGCCTACGTGCGGCTGGAAGGCCGCGCTTTCGGCGATGTGCCGCTGAACCTCGAGTACAAGCTTGAGGTGTGGGATTCGCCGAACTCGGCCGGCGTCATCATCGATGCCGTGCGTGCCGCCAAGATCGCCAAGGATCGCGGCATCGGTGGTCCGATCATCCCGGCCTCGGCGTACCTGATGAAGAGCCCGCCCAAGCAGCTGCCGGACGACATCGCCCGCACGCAGCTGGAGACCTTCATAGCGGGTTGA
- a CDS encoding PadR family transcriptional regulator, protein MLELAILGLLLESPMHGYELRKRLTGLLGAFRAFSYGSLYPALRRMQADGLIVEDAAPLGSTKVRRARRVYQLTDAGKQRFAELVADTGPQNYSDDGFGVHLAFFNRTPAEARMRILEGRRRQVEERREGLREAVARASSSFDRYTRQLHQLGLESSEREVIWLNELIAAERLGQGRPENT, encoded by the coding sequence ATGCTGGAGCTCGCCATCCTGGGTCTTCTGCTCGAATCTCCCATGCACGGCTACGAGCTGCGTAAACGCTTGACGGGTCTACTTGGCGCCTTCCGGGCCTTCTCGTACGGTTCGCTCTACCCGGCACTGCGGCGTATGCAGGCCGACGGGCTGATCGTCGAGGATGCAGCGCCGCTCGGGTCGACCAAGGTGCGCCGCGCGCGCCGGGTTTACCAGCTCACCGATGCGGGCAAACAGCGGTTCGCTGAGCTGGTAGCTGATACCGGCCCACAGAACTACTCCGACGACGGTTTCGGTGTACACCTCGCCTTCTTCAACCGCACCCCGGCCGAGGCCAGGATGCGGATTCTGGAGGGGCGCCGCCGCCAGGTGGAGGAACGCCGGGAAGGTCTGCGCGAAGCCGTGGCGCGGGCCAGTAGTTCGTTCGACCGCTACACCCGTCAGCTCCACCAGTTGGGGCTGGAGTCGAGCGAACGCGAAGTGATATGGCTCAACGAATTGATCGCGGCTGAACGACTGGGCCAAGGCCGCCCAGAAAACACTTGA
- a CDS encoding amino acid ABC transporter ATP-binding protein — translation MPAAEPVSLSAKGIKLAFGPNTVLRGVGVDVPAGTTTAIIGPSGSGKSTLLRTLNRLYEPDAGDILLDGRSVLTDNPDQLRQRIGMVFQQFNLFPHRSVLDNVTLGPRKLKRLADDEARELGLAQLDRVGLRHKADVRPTTLSGGQQQRVAIARALAMAPQVMFFDEATSALDPELVKGILALMADLAADGMTIVAVTHEMGFAQSTADTVVFMDHGAVVESGSPDHIFSAAETDRLRRFLSQVL, via the coding sequence ATGCCGGCTGCTGAACCAGTCTCGTTGTCCGCCAAAGGAATCAAGCTCGCCTTTGGGCCGAACACCGTGTTGCGCGGGGTGGGTGTGGACGTTCCCGCCGGCACCACGACCGCCATCATCGGACCGTCCGGATCCGGCAAATCAACCTTGCTGCGAACCCTGAACCGGCTCTACGAGCCGGACGCGGGCGACATCCTGCTCGACGGCCGCTCGGTGCTGACCGACAACCCCGACCAGTTGCGCCAACGCATCGGCATGGTGTTCCAACAGTTCAACCTGTTCCCGCACCGCAGCGTGCTGGACAACGTGACACTGGGCCCACGCAAGCTGAAAAGGCTCGCCGACGACGAGGCGCGTGAGCTGGGCCTGGCCCAGCTGGACCGAGTCGGCCTGCGGCACAAGGCCGATGTCCGGCCCACCACGCTGTCCGGCGGGCAGCAGCAGCGGGTAGCCATCGCCCGGGCGCTGGCGATGGCGCCGCAGGTGATGTTCTTCGACGAGGCCACCTCGGCGCTGGATCCCGAACTGGTCAAAGGCATTCTGGCGTTGATGGCCGACCTGGCGGCTGACGGGATGACGATCGTGGCGGTCACCCATGAGATGGGCTTCGCCCAGTCGACCGCAGACACCGTGGTGTTCATGGATCACGGCGCGGTCGTCGAATCGGGCAGCCCGGACCACATCTTCTCCGCGGCCGAAACCGACCGGTTGCGGCGTTTCCTTTCCCAAGTGCTGTGA
- a CDS encoding DUF5318 family protein: protein MRLQRQVVDYALRRRSLLAEVYSGRTGVSEVCDANPYLLRAAKFHGKSSSVMCPICRKEQLTLVSWVFGDHLGPVSGSARTAEELVLLATRYDEFAVHVVEVCRTCSWNHLVKSYVLGAPRSPEARRPRRTPTTRKPARTASE, encoded by the coding sequence GTGCGATTGCAGAGACAGGTGGTGGATTACGCGCTTCGGCGGCGGTCCCTGCTGGCTGAGGTCTACTCGGGACGCACCGGCGTCTCCGAGGTCTGCGACGCCAATCCGTACCTGTTGCGCGCGGCGAAGTTCCACGGAAAATCCAGCTCGGTGATGTGCCCGATCTGCCGCAAGGAACAACTGACGCTGGTGTCGTGGGTGTTCGGGGATCATTTGGGCCCGGTGTCGGGTTCCGCGCGCACGGCAGAGGAGCTGGTCTTGTTGGCGACCCGCTACGACGAGTTCGCAGTACATGTGGTGGAGGTATGCCGGACCTGCAGTTGGAACCATCTGGTCAAGTCGTATGTGCTCGGCGCGCCCCGTTCTCCGGAGGCGCGCAGGCCGCGACGAACCCCGACGACGCGCAAACCCGCGCGTACAGCCAGTGAATAG
- a CDS encoding DUF1707 domain-containing protein, whose protein sequence is MTRAKDSDRNDTCKVLDSALAEGQLSMEEHRQRVSAATNATTLGQLATLVEDLQNSNAPVQLPTLTQSRVRKVPGAIHAGWGLRLAMAGVLVLFGIGIGWGLYGNTTSPLSFTTDPGAKSDGIPATVLTSPRQLLSLGGFNGLFEQMRKKFGDTTGYELEIREDWAELYRADPNDNRRKIEYDYRGGWGDPSSSSPRALSDGDRLVDLAKFNFDAIIGMLRGAPESLNVPRADVKYTWLEITPSKDPATPDAVNITIRVSGDFGGGFMVLGPDGTPKEVYPKQ, encoded by the coding sequence ATGACACGGGCCAAGGACAGCGACCGCAACGACACCTGCAAAGTGCTCGACAGCGCGTTGGCGGAAGGTCAGCTGTCGATGGAGGAGCACCGTCAACGCGTGAGCGCCGCCACCAACGCCACCACCCTGGGTCAACTCGCCACGCTCGTGGAGGACCTGCAGAACTCCAACGCACCGGTCCAGCTGCCGACCCTGACCCAATCGCGGGTGCGAAAAGTACCGGGCGCCATTCACGCCGGCTGGGGTCTGCGATTGGCGATGGCCGGGGTGCTGGTCTTGTTCGGCATCGGGATCGGCTGGGGCCTCTACGGCAACACCACGTCACCGCTGAGCTTCACCACGGACCCGGGCGCCAAATCCGACGGTATCCCCGCCACGGTGCTCACCTCGCCACGGCAGCTGCTGTCCCTGGGCGGGTTCAACGGGCTCTTCGAGCAGATGCGGAAGAAGTTCGGCGACACCACCGGCTACGAACTGGAGATCCGGGAGGACTGGGCGGAGCTGTACCGCGCCGACCCCAACGACAACCGTCGCAAGATCGAGTACGACTACCGCGGCGGCTGGGGCGACCCGAGCTCGTCGTCACCGCGCGCGCTGAGTGACGGGGACCGCCTCGTCGACCTGGCGAAATTCAATTTCGACGCAATCATCGGCATGCTGCGCGGCGCACCGGAATCGCTCAACGTCCCTCGGGCCGATGTCAAATACACGTGGTTGGAGATCACCCCGTCAAAGGATCCCGCGACGCCGGATGCGGTGAACATCACCATTCGCGTCAGCGGTGATTTCGGTGGCGGCTTCATGGTTCTCGGGCCCGACGGCACACCCAAAGAGGTCTACCCCAAGCAGTGA
- a CDS encoding LLM class F420-dependent oxidoreductase has translation MSHPVRIGVQLQPQHSPTYGYIRDAVRRCEDIGVDIAFNWDHFFPLSGDPDGAHYECWTMLGAWAEQTSRIEIGALVTCNSYRNPELLADMARTVDHISAGRLILGIGSGWKQRDYDEYGYDFGTAGSRLDDLAAALPRISARLAKLNPAPTRKIPILIGGQGERKTLRLVAEHADLWHAFVDRNTYPAKAQVLLEHCESVGRDPKTVVRSAAVRDTGGLDAMLAEADVLADLGVTILTIDANGPDYDLTAAEALCRWRDRRNAG, from the coding sequence GTGAGTCATCCCGTCCGCATTGGCGTCCAATTGCAGCCGCAGCACTCCCCCACATACGGCTATATCCGCGACGCGGTCCGTCGCTGTGAAGACATCGGCGTCGACATCGCATTCAACTGGGACCACTTCTTCCCGCTCTCCGGCGATCCTGACGGCGCGCACTACGAATGCTGGACGATGCTCGGTGCCTGGGCCGAGCAGACGTCGCGCATCGAGATCGGTGCGCTGGTCACCTGCAACTCCTACCGCAACCCTGAACTGCTCGCCGACATGGCCCGCACAGTGGACCACATCAGTGCTGGACGGCTCATCCTGGGCATCGGATCTGGTTGGAAACAAAGGGATTACGATGAGTACGGCTACGATTTCGGCACCGCGGGCAGTCGGCTCGACGACCTCGCCGCCGCACTCCCGCGGATCAGTGCCCGGCTGGCCAAACTCAACCCGGCTCCCACCCGCAAGATCCCGATCCTCATCGGCGGGCAGGGCGAGCGCAAGACCCTGCGGTTGGTCGCCGAGCACGCCGACCTGTGGCACGCGTTTGTCGACCGCAACACCTACCCGGCTAAGGCACAGGTGCTTCTCGAGCACTGCGAAAGCGTGGGCCGTGACCCGAAGACCGTCGTTCGTTCGGCCGCCGTACGGGACACCGGCGGGCTCGATGCCATGCTTGCCGAGGCCGACGTGCTCGCCGATCTCGGTGTCACGATCCTGACCATCGACGCCAACGGCCCGGATTACGACCTGACCGCGGCCGAGGCGCTGTGCCGGTGGCGAGACCGGCGCAACGCCGGCTGA
- a CDS encoding ABC transporter substrate-binding protein/permease: MSFRRLLALMASILMVMGLTLAGPAHADTDQCAPPGIDSASALPTNLAAAATGPGADKYTTATVQPLDTVKVDDLGLGTPGVLTVGTLSDAPPSICINAKGQFTGFDNELLRAVADKLGLKINFVGTEFSGLLAQTASRRFDVASSSITTTDARRRTVGFTNGYDFGYFSLVVPTGSPITGFGKLAPGQRIGVVQGTVQESYVIDTLHLQPVKFPDYATVYASLKTRQIDAWVAPSQQASGTVQPGDPAEIIENTFSLDNFVAWAVAKENRPLIDALNSGLDAVIADGTWARLYSDWVPRALPPGWKPGSKAAPVPQLPDFAAIAAAREKPVSNGAVAPKSTLSQLAASFLDWDLYRQSIPILFKTGLPNTVILTVCASIIGLVLGMGLAVAGISRSRWLRWPARIYTDIFRGLPEVVIILLIGLGVGPVVGSLTGNNPYPLGIAALGLMAAAYIGEIFRSGIQSVEAGQLEASRALGFSYSASMRLVVIPQGVRRVLPALMNQFISLLKASSLVYFLGLVASQRELFQVGRDLNAQTGNLSPLVAAGLFYLLLTIPLTHLVNFVDNRLRRGRPAAEEDPTASVDQEMI, from the coding sequence ATGAGCTTCAGACGGCTACTGGCGCTGATGGCATCGATCCTGATGGTCATGGGGTTGACGCTGGCGGGCCCGGCCCACGCTGACACCGACCAGTGCGCGCCGCCCGGGATCGACAGCGCCAGTGCGCTGCCGACCAACTTGGCCGCTGCCGCAACCGGTCCCGGCGCGGACAAATACACCACCGCGACGGTGCAGCCACTGGACACCGTCAAGGTGGACGACCTCGGGCTGGGAACCCCCGGTGTGCTGACCGTCGGCACGCTGTCGGACGCGCCGCCCAGCATCTGCATCAATGCCAAAGGGCAGTTCACCGGTTTCGACAACGAGTTGCTGCGGGCCGTCGCCGACAAGCTGGGCTTGAAGATCAACTTCGTCGGAACGGAGTTCTCCGGTCTGCTGGCCCAGACCGCGTCGCGACGCTTCGACGTCGCGTCGTCCTCGATCACCACCACCGATGCGCGAAGGCGCACTGTCGGATTCACCAACGGCTACGATTTCGGCTACTTCTCGCTCGTGGTGCCCACCGGGTCGCCGATCACCGGCTTCGGCAAGCTCGCACCGGGACAGCGCATCGGCGTAGTGCAGGGCACCGTGCAGGAGTCCTACGTCATCGACACCCTCCATTTGCAACCGGTGAAGTTCCCCGACTACGCCACCGTCTACGCGAGCCTCAAGACCCGTCAGATCGACGCCTGGGTCGCGCCCTCGCAGCAGGCATCGGGCACCGTCCAACCGGGTGATCCCGCCGAGATCATCGAAAACACGTTCAGCTTGGACAATTTCGTCGCGTGGGCGGTGGCCAAGGAGAATCGGCCACTGATCGACGCACTCAACTCCGGTCTCGACGCCGTGATCGCCGACGGCACCTGGGCCCGGCTGTACTCCGATTGGGTGCCCCGCGCTCTGCCGCCGGGTTGGAAGCCCGGCTCGAAGGCCGCTCCGGTACCGCAGCTGCCCGACTTCGCCGCGATCGCCGCGGCCCGCGAAAAACCTGTCAGCAACGGTGCGGTAGCACCGAAATCCACACTGTCGCAATTGGCCGCCTCGTTCCTGGACTGGGATCTCTACCGGCAGTCGATCCCCATCCTGTTCAAGACCGGCCTGCCCAACACCGTGATCCTGACCGTCTGCGCCAGCATCATCGGGCTCGTCCTCGGGATGGGTCTCGCGGTAGCCGGCATCTCGCGGTCACGATGGCTGCGCTGGCCGGCCCGCATCTACACCGACATCTTCCGCGGGCTACCCGAAGTGGTGATCATCCTGCTGATCGGGCTGGGTGTCGGGCCGGTGGTCGGCTCACTCACCGGCAACAACCCCTACCCGCTCGGCATTGCCGCCCTGGGATTGATGGCCGCGGCGTACATCGGGGAGATCTTCCGGTCCGGCATCCAGAGTGTCGAGGCCGGACAGCTGGAAGCGTCTCGCGCGCTGGGCTTCAGCTATTCCGCGTCGATGCGACTGGTGGTGATCCCGCAGGGGGTGCGGCGGGTACTGCCCGCGCTGATGAACCAGTTCATCTCTCTGCTGAAAGCCTCATCCCTGGTGTACTTCCTGGGCCTGGTGGCCAGCCAGCGCGAGCTGTTCCAGGTGGGTCGCGACCTCAACGCACAGACCGGCAACCTGTCCCCGTTGGTCGCGGCCGGTTTGTTCTACCTGCTGCTGACCATTCCGTTGACCCACCTGGTGAACTTCGTCGACAACCGGCTGCGCCGAGGTCGACCTGCCGCCGAGGAAGACCCGACGGCGTCCGTCGACCAGGAGATGATCTGA